One Microvirga lotononidis genomic window carries:
- a CDS encoding gluconate 2-dehydrogenase subunit 3 family protein translates to MDRIIPRDQDPSATDLGVDRYVLHQFQTGAVPEADKILDGLAALAEAAHIRRGHMFQDLSDDEQDQVLRDVTSEPWFGALTELVAEGYYADPGNDGNAGARSWVMIGYEHRLPEGPSGPATAEAPAEAARTRTGDAPDDIEGLRPGETAQGARSDG, encoded by the coding sequence ATGGACCGCATAATCCCCCGCGATCAAGATCCGTCGGCGACCGATCTTGGCGTAGATCGTTACGTCCTTCATCAATTTCAGACTGGTGCCGTTCCCGAAGCGGACAAGATCCTGGACGGCCTCGCGGCATTGGCCGAAGCGGCGCACATCCGACGCGGGCACATGTTTCAGGACCTGTCTGACGACGAGCAGGACCAAGTCCTGCGGGACGTAACCTCGGAGCCATGGTTCGGTGCGCTCACCGAGCTTGTGGCTGAAGGTTATTACGCGGATCCAGGCAATGACGGCAATGCAGGCGCACGGTCCTGGGTCATGATTGGCTACGAGCATCGCCTGCCGGAGGGGCCGAGTGGTCCTGCCACCGCGGAGGCTCCTGCCGAGGCAGCACGGACCCGCACGGGAGATGCGCCGGACGATATAGAAGGCCTGCGTCCGGGTGAGACGGCACAGGGGGCCCGGAGTGATGGCTGA
- a CDS encoding carbohydrate ABC transporter permease, producing the protein MSARRLSRRSILRAARYALLIALAIAFLMPLLVALNASLKPPSEISASMSLPSQLYLDNYVEGWERIGRGVLNSFMITVPAVVLSVFVGCLAAYPLSQLKIPGGRAVYMILLAGMLVPYQAVQIPLFLIMRNLGLYNTIPGMWLVHTAYAIPFCTFFMRNFFITVPRSMFEAAQLDGCGPAGYFFKILLPASISGIAALSIVQSRSIWNDLFFGLTITNNVRTNPAPVALYSMIGGMDVDEGPVMAATIISILPMMIAFLLFQKAFTRGLLGGSSK; encoded by the coding sequence GTGAGTGCCCGTCGCCTTTCCCGGCGCAGCATTCTACGCGCTGCCCGGTATGCCCTCCTGATCGCCCTAGCGATTGCATTCCTGATGCCGCTCCTCGTGGCGCTCAACGCCTCGTTGAAGCCACCGTCGGAAATCTCCGCCTCCATGAGCCTTCCCTCGCAGCTCTACCTCGACAATTACGTGGAAGGCTGGGAGCGGATCGGGCGTGGCGTTCTCAACAGCTTCATGATCACCGTACCGGCCGTGGTTCTATCGGTCTTCGTGGGATGCCTGGCGGCCTATCCGCTGTCCCAGCTGAAGATTCCCGGAGGCCGCGCCGTCTATATGATCCTGCTTGCCGGCATGCTGGTGCCCTATCAGGCCGTGCAGATTCCGCTCTTCCTCATTATGCGCAACCTCGGGCTCTACAACACGATCCCGGGCATGTGGCTGGTCCATACAGCCTATGCGATTCCATTCTGCACCTTCTTCATGCGCAATTTCTTCATCACCGTCCCGCGATCGATGTTCGAGGCGGCGCAGCTCGACGGCTGCGGACCGGCGGGCTACTTCTTCAAGATCCTGTTGCCGGCATCAATTTCCGGCATCGCGGCTCTCTCTATTGTCCAGAGCCGTTCGATCTGGAACGACCTGTTCTTCGGTCTGACCATCACCAACAACGTGCGCACGAATCCGGCTCCGGTGGCGCTCTACTCGATGATCGGCGGAATGGACGTGGACGAGGGGCCGGTCATGGCGGCGACCATCATCTCCATTCTGCCGATGATGATCGCATTCCTGCTATTTCAGAAGGCGTTCACCCGCGGCCTGCTCGGCGGAAGCTCCAAATGA
- a CDS encoding M81 family metallopeptidase: MSSKRVALIGFRHEAMISCPFLTDPSTTQIHRGGEMRQVSYSPVSGALARLDEEEGFEAVPLLIARTLPGGPFERSFYEAIKSESLVLLKEQGPFDGIVVLNHGAAEVDGFNIHGDTDYILAIRALIGPEAPIAVPFDMHGQVTPEILDAITVLSCLRTAPHRDYFETSYRAADQLIRVMKEGLSPKKAAVRIPILIPGEMAMTAYSPTKELFAKLAEYDARPGVMEAHLFIGFGWNDRPWAGMEVVVVSEGDQELAVRYAKELAEEVWAHRKGFALYMETAGVREGLVRAAEADCGPVYLSDSGDNVTAGAGGDLTFVLQEALDLGLSDIVVGGIYAPDIVEACRNGRAGSQVRLDLGRHVTATQKPRSVDAIIEAYGESLDTSSYPDLRGSQAPWCRVRIDGVIATFHAARVGLTGLGHFKAMGISPTEHKIYVVKLGYLHPQIEDVAHRHICLISEGLGDLDYRRLPYSQVIRPVYPLDADMEWSAELGLFSVERSRLST; this comes from the coding sequence ATGTCGTCCAAACGTGTTGCGCTGATCGGCTTTCGACATGAGGCTATGATCTCGTGCCCCTTCCTCACCGATCCGTCGACGACCCAAATTCATCGGGGCGGGGAGATGCGTCAGGTGTCTTACTCCCCCGTGTCAGGAGCACTTGCCCGCCTTGACGAGGAGGAGGGCTTCGAGGCCGTGCCCCTTCTGATCGCGCGAACTTTGCCTGGGGGACCCTTTGAGCGATCCTTTTACGAGGCGATCAAGAGCGAGTCGCTCGTTCTTCTGAAAGAACAGGGCCCGTTCGACGGGATCGTTGTCCTTAATCACGGCGCTGCGGAGGTGGATGGCTTTAACATCCACGGCGACACTGATTATATCCTCGCTATCAGGGCCCTTATCGGCCCTGAAGCCCCAATTGCCGTGCCGTTCGACATGCACGGACAGGTCACGCCGGAAATCCTCGATGCAATCACGGTTCTGAGCTGCCTTCGAACGGCTCCGCACCGGGATTACTTCGAAACAAGCTATCGGGCGGCCGATCAACTCATCAGGGTCATGAAGGAGGGCCTATCTCCCAAAAAGGCCGCGGTTCGCATTCCCATTCTGATTCCGGGCGAAATGGCCATGACGGCCTACTCACCCACGAAGGAACTGTTCGCAAAGCTCGCCGAGTACGATGCGCGTCCCGGCGTCATGGAGGCGCATCTCTTCATCGGTTTTGGATGGAACGACCGACCTTGGGCCGGCATGGAGGTAGTCGTCGTCAGCGAGGGCGATCAGGAACTCGCGGTCCGCTATGCAAAAGAACTTGCTGAGGAGGTCTGGGCGCACCGAAAGGGTTTTGCTCTCTACATGGAAACAGCAGGCGTCCGAGAAGGGCTTGTCCGCGCGGCAGAAGCGGACTGCGGGCCGGTGTATCTGAGCGATTCCGGTGACAACGTCACGGCGGGGGCGGGTGGGGACCTTACCTTCGTGCTCCAGGAGGCTCTCGACCTCGGTCTGAGCGATATCGTGGTCGGCGGCATCTATGCGCCGGACATCGTGGAAGCCTGCAGGAATGGCCGCGCCGGATCGCAGGTGCGCCTCGATCTCGGCCGGCATGTAACGGCCACCCAAAAGCCCAGATCGGTCGACGCCATCATTGAGGCCTACGGCGAGTCGCTCGATACGAGCAGCTATCCGGATCTGCGCGGATCGCAGGCACCGTGGTGTCGGGTGCGGATCGACGGCGTGATTGCAACGTTTCATGCGGCGCGGGTTGGTCTCACGGGCCTCGGTCACTTCAAGGCCATGGGCATCAGTCCGACAGAGCACAAAATCTATGTGGTCAAGCTCGGCTACCTTCATCCGCAGATCGAGGATGTTGCGCACCGGCATATCTGCCTGATCAGCGAGGGCCTCGGCGATCTGGACTATCGCCGGCTTCCCTATTCGCAGGTAATCCGGCCCGTCTACCCGCTGGATGCCGACATGGAATGGAGCGCCGAGTTAGGATTGTTCTCAGTAGAACGCTCCCGCTTGTCGACCTGA
- a CDS encoding carbohydrate ABC transporter permease, which yields MTYKQQRTLTYTLFLLVPVVLFLGAFVYPIIDTIILSFHEWDGISPERTFVGLENYRTLFGLERFHHALANNLRWLAFYLVVPTLAGLGLALLLDSDVRGTYLFRTIFFIPFTITTVAVASAWRWLYEPTAGMFTTVLTALGLARYNQNWLGDPEIVTYSIMAAKLWAWSGFTFLIYFSGLRNLPAEYIEAARIDGASPLTILLRIKLPLLWPSTIVVLGIAGVDSMRVFDIVWSMTQGGPFESSSVLAVAMYETSFARYLMGLGAAFAVALLMLAAVVVMPYIYYLSSRVEDIRE from the coding sequence TTGACCTACAAGCAGCAGCGTACGCTGACGTACACCCTCTTCCTGCTTGTTCCCGTCGTTCTTTTCCTGGGCGCCTTCGTCTATCCCATTATCGACACGATCATTCTGTCTTTTCATGAATGGGACGGCATCTCCCCGGAGCGGACCTTCGTCGGGCTGGAGAACTACAGAACGCTGTTCGGTCTCGAGCGGTTTCACCATGCCCTGGCCAATAACCTGAGGTGGCTGGCCTTCTATCTCGTGGTTCCCACCCTGGCCGGACTTGGGCTAGCGCTGCTGCTCGATTCCGACGTCCGTGGGACTTACCTGTTCCGGACGATCTTCTTCATTCCCTTCACGATCACGACCGTGGCTGTCGCCTCCGCTTGGCGTTGGCTCTACGAGCCGACGGCGGGCATGTTCACGACGGTTCTGACGGCCCTCGGCCTCGCGCGATACAATCAGAACTGGCTCGGCGATCCCGAGATTGTGACCTATTCGATCATGGCCGCGAAGCTCTGGGCTTGGAGTGGCTTCACGTTTCTCATCTACTTCTCTGGCCTGCGGAACCTGCCGGCGGAATACATCGAGGCGGCGCGCATCGACGGGGCCTCTCCCTTGACCATTCTGCTACGGATCAAGCTGCCGCTCCTGTGGCCGTCGACGATCGTGGTCCTGGGCATCGCAGGCGTCGATTCCATGCGCGTCTTCGACATCGTGTGGTCGATGACGCAAGGCGGACCCTTCGAGTCGTCGAGCGTACTTGCGGTAGCCATGTACGAGACATCGTTCGCCCGCTACCTCATGGGACTGGGCGCAGCCTTTGCTGTCGCTCTCCTGATGCTCGCGGCCGTGGTAGTCATGCCTTACATCTACTATCTCTCATCGCGCGTAGAGGACATCCGAGAGTGA
- a CDS encoding ABC transporter substrate-binding protein translates to MAPIAQAGQVPEFWHYMGAGGEYQAVKAMVAEVNKQYPATPITERVIPGHAAGLRQQIQVSLMGGDPPAVYQVDIGVEISLVAKAGRALDIEDVWKDIDGDRIFPEGLRRIITFEGKHVAIPIDMSIVNNVFYNKSVFEKLGLTPPKTWEEWDAVCAKLKANNIGCLANASSGPWSFYNMYPALLETLGTDGYWKFARGEISLKSPEFRQALELYRKRFAQNYVANWTGAKWSDGADQLMRGNVGMYMVGDWASGYMKERGFKPGIDYDFFAAPGTEKISIFQADTVVALKGELAPAAKNFMKGVASPPAQAAFNKLKGALAPNTQTPTDIYDPIQKKEFEKLNAAGNTTLPNLIILMPVDYRTALRTEIERFASNPTDEALNAVIEKMEPQRLQAEKGNLFVKW, encoded by the coding sequence ATGGCTCCCATCGCCCAAGCCGGGCAGGTACCCGAGTTCTGGCACTATATGGGCGCCGGCGGCGAGTATCAGGCCGTGAAGGCCATGGTAGCCGAGGTGAACAAGCAATACCCTGCTACGCCCATCACCGAGCGCGTGATCCCAGGACATGCCGCCGGGTTGCGTCAGCAGATTCAGGTCTCCCTCATGGGCGGCGACCCGCCGGCCGTCTATCAGGTGGATATCGGCGTGGAGATCAGCCTCGTGGCGAAGGCTGGCCGCGCGCTCGACATTGAGGATGTCTGGAAGGACATCGACGGCGACCGCATCTTCCCAGAAGGTCTCCGACGGATCATTACGTTCGAAGGGAAGCATGTCGCGATCCCGATCGACATGAGCATCGTCAATAACGTTTTTTACAACAAGTCTGTCTTCGAGAAGCTGGGGCTCACACCACCGAAGACTTGGGAAGAGTGGGATGCGGTCTGCGCAAAACTGAAGGCCAATAACATCGGCTGCCTCGCCAATGCGTCGAGCGGGCCGTGGAGCTTCTACAACATGTATCCGGCCCTGCTGGAGACGCTCGGCACGGACGGATATTGGAAGTTCGCGCGCGGTGAAATTTCCCTCAAAAGCCCTGAATTCCGACAGGCTCTGGAATTGTATCGGAAGAGGTTCGCGCAGAACTACGTCGCCAATTGGACCGGCGCGAAATGGTCGGACGGTGCGGATCAACTCATGCGCGGCAATGTCGGCATGTACATGGTCGGCGACTGGGCATCGGGCTACATGAAGGAGCGTGGGTTCAAGCCTGGAATCGACTACGATTTCTTTGCAGCCCCCGGAACGGAGAAGATCTCGATCTTCCAAGCCGACACGGTCGTGGCCCTCAAGGGCGAATTGGCGCCAGCCGCCAAGAACTTCATGAAGGGGGTCGCCAGCCCGCCTGCGCAGGCTGCCTTCAACAAGCTAAAGGGAGCATTGGCGCCCAACACCCAAACGCCGACAGACATCTACGATCCAATCCAGAAGAAGGAGTTCGAGAAGCTGAACGCGGCTGGCAACACGACGCTCCCCAATCTGATTATTCTGATGCCCGTCGATTACCGGACAGCACTTCGGACGGAGATCGAACGATTTGCGTCGAACCCGACGGATGAAGCGCTCAATGCCGTCATCGAGAAGATGGAGCCGCAACGTCTTCAGGCTGAAAAAGGCAATCTCTTCGTCAAGTGGTAA
- a CDS encoding IS30 family transposase: MTLPYIHLSLAERREIARMHAAKIPISVIADRLQRHRSTIYREIKRNWVHDEEPLYRGYFHVAADMQARARRQRLGKLSRKPVLAVYVMDRLKAGWSPEQIAGRLRASGAPERLSHETIYRFVYSSQGQKLGLYQDLPMARRRRRVRYQRKPRGLFIPASNTIEQRPPEIAARTSFGHWEGDLMMFRKELGKHNLTSLTERQSRYTILTRNRDRNSTGVMTGMIEKLKVLPETARLSITFDRGTEFAYYPLLKQRLGMDSYFCKPQAPWQKGTVENTNGRVRRFLARDADIATLPEEALLEICDRLNGTPRKCLGYRTPKEVLMSSLDPGLPELCNPDQLRPGSP; the protein is encoded by the coding sequence ATGACCCTGCCCTACATCCATCTGAGCCTGGCTGAACGGCGTGAGATCGCCCGCATGCACGCGGCCAAGATCCCGATCAGTGTGATCGCTGACCGCCTGCAGCGTCATCGGTCGACCATCTACCGGGAGATCAAGCGGAACTGGGTTCACGATGAAGAGCCGTTGTATCGCGGCTATTTCCATGTGGCCGCCGACATGCAAGCCCGCGCCCGGCGTCAGCGTCTGGGCAAACTCTCCCGCAAACCGGTGCTCGCGGTCTATGTCATGGATCGCCTCAAAGCTGGATGGTCGCCAGAGCAGATTGCTGGCCGTCTGCGGGCATCCGGTGCTCCTGAACGGTTGTCGCACGAGACGATCTACCGGTTCGTCTACAGCTCCCAAGGACAAAAGCTCGGGTTGTACCAGGATCTGCCCATGGCACGGCGCCGGCGGCGTGTGCGCTACCAGCGCAAACCTCGCGGCCTTTTCATTCCGGCGAGTAACACCATCGAGCAGCGTCCACCGGAGATCGCAGCCCGCACCAGCTTTGGTCACTGGGAAGGCGATCTGATGATGTTTCGCAAGGAGCTGGGCAAGCACAACCTTACGTCACTTACGGAGCGCCAGAGCCGTTACACGATCCTGACCCGCAACCGAGATCGCAACTCGACAGGGGTCATGACCGGCATGATCGAGAAGCTGAAAGTCCTGCCGGAGACGGCGCGTCTGTCGATCACGTTCGACCGCGGGACGGAGTTTGCCTATTACCCGTTGCTCAAGCAGAGGCTCGGCATGGACAGCTATTTCTGCAAGCCACAGGCCCCCTGGCAGAAAGGCACGGTCGAGAACACCAATGGCCGGGTTCGGCGCTTTCTGGCACGGGACGCGGACATTGCCACTTTGCCCGAGGAGGCTCTGCTTGAGATCTGTGATCGGCTCAACGGGACACCGCGCAAGTGCCTGGGCTATCGCACACCCAAAGAGGTCCTGATGAGTTCTCTGGATCCGGGACTGCCGGAGCTGTGCAACCCTGATCAGCTCCGCCCCGGCAGTCCCTGA
- the zwf gene encoding glucose-6-phosphate dehydrogenase, translating to MTQSHAPAADPCCFVIFGASGDLTSRLLLPALYNLAATGLLPERFAIVGVARSVHTADEFRQELLDALQAHATQDVDPQLAEWLVAHVAYVSGSVDDPETFSKLTATLEEIEPTAGTQGNRLFYLAMPPDTFEPIARHLARAGLSQEGNSGGSWRRVVVEKPFGRDLASARALNRALLEVLTEDQIYRIDHYLGKETVQNILLLRFANGLFEPIWNRNHIDHVQITVAETVNVERRGRFYDRTGALRDMVPNHLFQLLALIAMEPPARFEAERVRNAKAEALEAIRIPGEAEALANSVRGQYRAGRVHDEPVVAYRDAEHVAPSSVTETYAALRLEVDNWRWAGVPFYLRTGKALSARRTEVAIKFKQAPISMFEQTSVDHLGQNFLVLRIQPNEGITLRFNAKVPGPVLAAESVDMTFKYKDHFDVAPSTGYETLIYDCMMGDALHFQRADGVEAGWAVVQPFLDAWARDGAKGLEFYPAGSSGPEEAGFLLARDGRRWRTID from the coding sequence ATGACGCAGTCTCACGCACCTGCCGCCGACCCGTGCTGTTTCGTGATCTTCGGCGCCTCCGGAGATCTGACAAGTCGTTTGCTCCTGCCGGCCCTCTACAATCTGGCCGCCACAGGCCTGCTGCCGGAGCGCTTCGCCATCGTTGGTGTCGCGCGCAGCGTCCACACGGCGGATGAGTTCCGCCAGGAACTGCTCGATGCTCTGCAAGCCCATGCAACCCAGGACGTGGATCCACAGCTGGCCGAGTGGCTGGTGGCTCATGTCGCTTACGTGTCCGGCAGCGTCGATGACCCTGAGACCTTTTCCAAGCTTACAGCGACCCTGGAGGAGATCGAGCCGACGGCCGGCACGCAGGGCAACCGGCTGTTTTACCTGGCCATGCCACCGGATACGTTCGAGCCGATTGCGCGCCATCTGGCGAGGGCCGGCCTTTCCCAGGAGGGAAACTCAGGGGGCTCGTGGCGCCGGGTGGTGGTCGAGAAGCCGTTCGGGCGAGATCTGGCCTCAGCCCGGGCCCTCAATCGTGCCCTTCTGGAGGTCCTGACCGAAGATCAGATCTACCGCATCGATCACTATCTCGGCAAAGAGACGGTCCAGAACATCCTGCTGTTGCGCTTTGCCAATGGCCTGTTCGAGCCGATCTGGAACCGCAACCACATTGACCATGTGCAGATTACCGTGGCGGAAACCGTCAACGTCGAGAGGCGAGGGCGCTTCTACGACCGGACGGGGGCCTTGCGGGACATGGTGCCTAACCACCTGTTCCAGCTACTGGCGTTGATTGCCATGGAGCCACCCGCCCGCTTTGAGGCGGAGCGGGTCCGGAATGCGAAGGCCGAGGCCCTGGAGGCAATCCGGATCCCGGGCGAGGCTGAGGCGCTGGCGAACTCGGTGCGCGGGCAGTATCGCGCCGGCCGTGTTCACGATGAGCCGGTGGTGGCGTACCGGGACGCCGAGCATGTGGCACCCAGCAGCGTCACAGAAACCTATGCGGCCCTTCGGCTTGAGGTCGACAACTGGCGCTGGGCAGGCGTGCCGTTTTACCTGAGAACCGGAAAAGCTCTCTCGGCCCGCCGCACGGAGGTGGCGATCAAGTTCAAGCAGGCGCCGATCTCGATGTTTGAGCAAACCTCCGTCGATCACCTTGGTCAGAACTTTCTGGTTTTGCGGATCCAGCCCAATGAGGGCATCACGTTGCGCTTCAATGCCAAAGTGCCTGGACCAGTGCTGGCGGCGGAGAGTGTCGACATGACCTTCAAGTACAAGGATCATTTCGACGTGGCCCCGAGCACCGGCTACGAGACACTGATCTATGACTGCATGATGGGAGATGCCCTGCACTTCCAGCGGGCTGACGGTGTAGAGGCGGGATGGGCCGTCGTTCAGCCGTTTCTTGATGCCTGGGCCAGAGATGGAGCCAAGGGACTGGAGTTCTATCCCGCCGGTTCATCTGGGCCGGAGGAGGCGGGTTTCCTGCTGGCGCGCGATGGGCGACGTTGGAGAACGATCGATTAA
- a CDS encoding ROK family transcriptional regulator: MHPSVVRQIHASRIFHAIRLYPFMSQREIAERVEADKSTVSAIVREFEASGLVERTRGPGTGPGRPGERISLSPHGGLLIGVHPRPSEIRFVAAGLDGNPLGTLSRPMPSAAADLSQAVSLGIQDLTGEIGRRPMDIRAIGVSISGLVDTEGHLAQSPNLGWHDVPLRKLLRKTVKHPLYIGNNSNSAAIAEQMFGHGTETDNFLYVESGSGVGGGLILDGSLYRGAAGFSGEIGHIKVVPGGRPCRCGSSGCLSAYVADHAILRQLQHDGVDIHTPAEILARAEAGDKVTLATLEEAGNHLGLALANLVNLLNPPLIVLGGGLARFAPHIMPSLRQTLSAMSMPAPLRACSIEVSTVSLEPIPRGGIALALEGCTSLAASEDTPW, encoded by the coding sequence GTGCACCCTTCCGTGGTCCGCCAGATCCACGCGTCGCGCATCTTCCACGCGATCCGACTGTACCCGTTCATGTCCCAGAGGGAAATTGCCGAGAGAGTCGAGGCCGACAAGTCGACGGTGTCGGCCATCGTGCGCGAATTCGAGGCCAGCGGGCTCGTCGAGCGCACGCGAGGCCCCGGCACCGGGCCGGGACGCCCCGGTGAGCGCATCTCCCTCTCGCCGCACGGCGGGCTGCTGATCGGCGTCCATCCCCGCCCCAGCGAAATTCGGTTCGTCGCCGCAGGCCTCGACGGCAATCCCCTGGGAACGCTCTCCCGCCCGATGCCGTCCGCCGCCGCTGACCTGTCGCAGGCGGTGTCCCTCGGCATTCAGGATCTGACCGGTGAGATCGGGCGCCGTCCGATGGACATCCGCGCCATCGGAGTGTCGATCTCCGGCCTCGTCGACACGGAAGGTCACCTCGCCCAGTCGCCGAACCTGGGATGGCACGACGTCCCGCTGCGCAAGCTTCTGCGAAAGACGGTCAAGCACCCCCTCTATATCGGCAACAACAGCAATTCAGCTGCTATTGCCGAGCAGATGTTCGGCCACGGGACTGAGACGGACAACTTCCTGTACGTGGAAAGCGGTTCCGGTGTCGGCGGCGGCCTCATCCTCGACGGATCGCTCTACCGCGGCGCGGCCGGTTTCTCGGGCGAGATCGGCCATATCAAAGTCGTCCCCGGCGGGCGCCCCTGCCGCTGCGGCAGCAGCGGCTGTCTCTCGGCCTACGTGGCCGATCACGCCATCCTCCGGCAGCTGCAGCACGATGGCGTCGACATTCATACGCCCGCCGAGATCCTAGCCCGGGCCGAGGCGGGCGATAAGGTTACTCTGGCGACATTGGAAGAAGCCGGAAACCATCTGGGCCTCGCCCTCGCTAATCTGGTGAACCTGCTCAATCCGCCCCTGATCGTTCTCGGCGGCGGCCTTGCACGCTTCGCCCCGCACATCATGCCAAGCCTGCGCCAGACACTCAGCGCCATGTCGATGCCGGCGCCATTACGTGCCTGTTCGATCGAGGTCTCCACCGTGAGTCTCGAGCCGATCCCCAGGGGCGGCATCGCCCTCGCCCTCGAAGGCTGCACCAGCCTGGCTGCGAGCGAGGACACGCCATGGTGA
- a CDS encoding GMC family oxidoreductase, with protein MAEYDAIVVGAGAGGGIVAAVLAEAGKRVLLIERGLARTYANSGRRDHLRNHRLSTYGHNTGPDLDGNPRVFVDPSGNEKIVRPHENGYHANAACLGSGTFVYGGMAWRFLPDDFRMASRYGVPEGSSLTNWPVSYDDLEPWYDRAEWDIGVAGSNDGNALQGPRRRGYPMPPVAPQAPAPVLRRGAAALGLPTFVPPLLINTVPRDGREACVQCGSCVGFPCPSNGKNGTQNTVIPRALATGLCKLVTGAAVENVDTDERGHVIGVTFVEDGESGPRRTTARSKAVVLSCGAIETARLLLLSASRIHPKGLGNERDQVGRHLQGHYYPTAFGLFDEEVHDPRGPGLTTATCAYNHGNDGIIGGAMLADDFIMLPIIFWKHALPPDLPRWGAEAKEFMRRNFRRVTQIKGPVHEIPNPDCRVELDGRVKDRLGLPVARLSGVAHPETVRTARFMLNRAKEWLEAAGAVRTWGVDPKPRLSAHQHQAGTCRMGNDPRLSVTDPWGRVWGHDNLFISDASIHPTNGGFNPVLTIMALAFRNGHHVAASL; from the coding sequence ATGGCTGAGTACGACGCGATCGTTGTGGGCGCAGGCGCAGGGGGCGGCATCGTTGCGGCCGTTCTGGCTGAAGCCGGGAAACGGGTGCTTCTGATCGAACGTGGATTGGCCCGCACCTATGCGAATAGCGGCCGGCGGGATCACTTGAGGAACCATCGGCTCTCGACTTACGGCCACAACACGGGCCCCGACCTCGACGGCAATCCAAGGGTTTTCGTTGACCCGAGTGGAAACGAGAAGATCGTGCGTCCTCATGAGAACGGTTATCACGCCAATGCCGCCTGCCTGGGCAGCGGGACCTTCGTGTATGGCGGGATGGCCTGGCGCTTCCTGCCAGACGACTTTCGAATGGCATCACGGTATGGTGTGCCGGAAGGCTCGTCGCTGACGAATTGGCCAGTCTCCTACGATGACTTGGAGCCGTGGTACGACCGAGCCGAGTGGGACATCGGCGTCGCAGGGTCGAATGATGGCAATGCGCTCCAAGGCCCGCGCCGACGGGGCTATCCCATGCCGCCTGTCGCGCCTCAGGCCCCTGCCCCTGTGCTCAGGCGCGGAGCTGCCGCTCTCGGCTTGCCAACATTCGTGCCACCATTGCTGATCAACACCGTGCCCCGCGATGGTCGGGAGGCCTGCGTGCAATGCGGATCCTGCGTAGGCTTCCCCTGCCCAAGCAACGGCAAGAACGGGACTCAGAACACGGTCATTCCGCGGGCTCTTGCGACAGGCCTATGCAAACTCGTCACGGGCGCAGCGGTCGAGAATGTGGATACGGATGAGCGAGGTCACGTCATCGGCGTAACCTTCGTGGAGGACGGCGAGTCGGGGCCGCGGCGAACCACGGCGCGATCGAAAGCCGTCGTCCTGTCCTGCGGCGCGATCGAAACCGCGCGCCTTCTCCTGCTGTCAGCCTCGCGCATCCATCCGAAAGGACTTGGCAACGAGCGCGATCAGGTCGGCCGGCATCTCCAGGGTCACTACTACCCAACCGCATTCGGCCTGTTCGACGAGGAAGTACACGACCCCCGCGGCCCGGGGCTGACGACGGCGACCTGCGCGTACAACCATGGCAATGACGGCATCATCGGCGGCGCCATGCTGGCAGACGATTTCATCATGCTACCGATCATCTTCTGGAAACACGCCCTTCCACCCGACCTGCCCCGGTGGGGTGCAGAGGCGAAGGAATTCATGCGCAGGAATTTTCGACGGGTGACCCAGATCAAGGGGCCCGTGCACGAGATCCCTAACCCGGACTGCAGGGTCGAGCTCGACGGGCGGGTGAAGGACCGGCTCGGCTTGCCCGTCGCACGCCTTTCAGGCGTTGCCCATCCCGAGACGGTCAGGACAGCGCGGTTCATGCTGAACCGTGCCAAAGAGTGGCTCGAGGCCGCCGGCGCGGTCCGGACTTGGGGGGTGGACCCGAAGCCGAGGCTCTCCGCCCACCAGCATCAGGCCGGCACCTGCAGGATGGGCAACGATCCCCGGCTGTCTGTTACCGATCCCTGGGGCCGTGTCTGGGGGCACGACAATCTGTTCATCTCGGACGCGTCAATCCACCCGACTAATGGCGGGTTCAATCCTGTCCTAACGATCATGGCCCTCGCCTTCCGCAACGGCCACCACGTTGCAGCCTCGCTCTGA